caatgctacagttattttcctttgaaaatgtgtgtttgggCCCGAATGTGGTTCTCTGCACCCCGGGTTAccagttggcggaaaacacagcatatttcatttcattcatcatcaAATGCGCTCGTTTATGTTGGTTTAGTCAATCTGGCAACTTGCGTGTGCTTAAGTCTGAGGAGGTGGTGCTgggtgaaaaaaaccctctccaatattttttatttggactgcaatacctagttcaaccactctgtgtcaatcctacatacagcacctttaagataAGTAAATAGGTGGCGACTTACAGGGTGATTGACTTTAGGATGATCAGCATGTTTCTTCTTCATCTCCTCATAGTGCTCCTCTTCTTTCCTCCTGCCCTCCTCATCAAGTGTTTTCAGGTGTTCCCGTCTCTCATGCTCTTTCATCATCTCGTACCTTTTAAATTCTTCATGCCGTTCCTTGTCGTAGTTCTCCAGATCTTTTGTAGCCTATATTGCAAGATCataaatatgactaaaatatAATTGCTTGACACGTTTTCGTCTTCAGTTATCTTGTGAATgcgaaaaaaagaaggaaaatggCCATGAGATGTTTCTTGGATGTAAAACAATGAGTATTACATGATGTTCTTTTTAAGCGCATGTGGAAGATTTCAGAAATCCTTTAGAGTGTATTTGTAGAAcgcagttcaaaaacatttttaaccaGTACGGACCATATTTAGAGAGTTATATCAGTCCCACTTTTATAGAAAACCtgaaaatattaagaaattattaaatCGTAATTTCCAGGCCGGGCAAAGTCTTTGTTCTTGTCCGTAAGGATTATCTTAAGTACCAAAATCAAGTATCAAATAAAGAGAATATTCAAGCATTTAAAGTGACAGCCacagaattaaatgaaatatgatAGAAGCTGGGTAACTGGAAGTAATGACGTACCGATTTGATAAGTCTGTCCAGATCCTCAACCTCAAATGTGTGTGGGTTCATGTGGTTCAGATACTCAAACTGTTTGAGTAATGCCTGGTGATCTACTGCAATATCTGATAAACATTAGAGAGAACCGTGTTCAGAGAAtgttttaaaacccattttatgtTTATGGTCTGGTCATTCATTAGGAGAAAAGACCACTTATTGAACTTATTATTTCTACAGTCATTCTTACCATTCCCTCCTTCAATATCTTGCTTGGCTTTGATCAGGGTTCTCAGACGGCTGACCTCTTGTCTTTTAAGTTCATCCAGCTTGGTTCTCACATGGTGGCTGACAAAGTCAAGCTCTTTAGCCAACTTCCCTTGCTGAAATCAGCAGGAATGAACGGATTAGCTCTGCATGACCTTTGTATTGTACAACACGACACAAATAAACCCATGCCATTTCTTACCTTTATATCTTCCATGTCTGTGTTGTGAAGCTTTTCTCTAAAATGTTGATCTTTTTCAAGGAAATCGATAACTTCCCTGAGATAGCGGTCATAATGTAGTCCAGTGtcctacaaatataaataatatgtgtatatattaaatacaacagtgtttttttttctttgtaaatgcTTTCAGAATTGTGAGCTTATTTCCACACAGAAATAACCATGCATATTTATGCATCCTCACACTAAAAGACTACTTACTATAACTTGCAGCCAAAGCTTGTTTTGTAATTCGCTTTTGAAATATCTTACCACACTCTGGGGAGGCTCTTTGACTGTTTCCTCTGGGAGCTTCACCTTAGTTTTATCTATGCTTATCGGCACTGCCTTGACCAAGGACATCAAACTCGCCAACACAAGGCAGCTGCTCATGAGCCCCTTTAAATAGGACATCTGGAAAAATCAGCAcacatatagatgaaacattAGACGGAGATGACAGCTCGATCATATTAGATAGAGATACTGACTGGTTATGTCGCAAACCCTAGTTACCCAACTACCGTTTTTGGGAGTTCCATATAAATCTGAAGATTCAATTCGAAATATTTTCGACAGCACAATTCGAAAAAGGGTCTTAGTAGGCAACCCAGTAGGGCTTGAGACACAGCCAATGATTGGCAGATCAGCTCTCCAATAAACCCGTTACTAAGGATAAACAACATTAACAGGCAGTTAGCGGGTCACTGTATTAAACTGACGCTCAAAATATACATGGTTTTGTATGGCAAGCCACATGCATTTCAGAAATGTGGTTCGAAAGGCTGGCTGATCTCGACACATACAGGCTAACTTCATTAGCTTTCATTTAACTGAAGTATACGCCAGACGTTATAGCGAAACTCGCTGGACATTTTATTAGTGAAAAGTTGAATTATTGATGCTTTATTTGGGTTTAAGGCAATTCGCAATGAAATAATGGCACTTACGGTGTCAGATTGGTTTCTATCGAGTTATCTCGGTTGTTTTCTGCTTCCTTTCATTACCGCTGGCTTCCTGACTGTCCGCTATCTCGGATTGATGATGATGACTTTACAGAGGCGAGCTCAGCTAACAGAGCAGTGCAGCAGGAGGAGGTAGAGAGCCCGTCCACGTAGATCATTTACAGCGCTTGACTTTCATATTGGGGTTTAGTGATATTGTTTCTCATGAAACGGATTTAAGGCTTCCTGAAGAGGGCGCATGGGGGCTCAGAAAGCGATTCATCGCTCAATCGCATTGAGACAATAatcttttcttttaaatcattTGTTCACTAGAATCATAATAGTTAACAATTATTGCGTATAATGGTTAGTACATTTCATACTAATAGAATATGTTCCGAGTAAtatctataaaaatattttaaaatcattatttattcattgcaAACGCCTGTGATTGGTCCATCCTGACCAGCGCTGAAAAATGTAACGGGTAACAGGTGATAACTATGAGCGTGTgtttggataataataataataataatagatgtttGGATCATACTTAAAACCCATATAATGACACCAAGAagctttaaacaaataataagcTTAAAAGTACACAATGAGGCGTTGTAAATAAGATAATTATTATTCATCAGGGTGGCTATACTCCGCCCATTTTGTAACTCTGTAGATGCTACTGTTCTATGCGATCATTCTATTTCTATAGCACGCTTAAAGCAGGTGGGCTTTTCTTATAGCGCCACCGGCCGGTGGATATAcaaataatattgtattttattttatttttttattaatcgaCAAAACACAGCACGTATAACAGGATGAcagtaataaactaaattatgaaaaatggaaagaaatacaataaaaacataaacccATTACATCACATAATGGACAGAATTACAATAGCATTTCATGGCAAAGAACTGGTCTTGATCAAACCCAAAATGTTGATTCGAAATTAGAGAGAGAAGAGACtaagtataaaatataatttctgaataataaaaaaaagtaatttaaatatattttatatacaatgaatGTATTGACGAAATTGTCTGCATTTATCGATGACAGAAATAGACGGCcgaaaaacatttggaaaaaataataggaaaaagctataatataaaaatataaaatttaacatACTAAACTAAAGTCTGAAAGAAAAGGGgagggaaagaaaaagaaaagcaaatgaAAAAGACTTAAAAGATCCTGAAATCAACAGACAGGACGTGATATTTGACATCACTTCCGCCTCCATACTTCACTTCCTCTCGGCCTCGGCTCGGTCTTTCTCTTTCCTCGCTCTCAAAACCGCCATCATGGGTCGTATGCACGCTCCtgggtaaatgtttattttatgctaaAAACACATTCTATAGGCCACACTACCAACCCAAAATACGGTTAACTCTTTCTAACACATGTTGAGTCTGGAATATTTGTTTCCATTGGAGCTAGAAAATAGGTTTTGAGAAGTACATTTAGTCCCACGTTCTCTTCCCCTGTGTAGCGCGAGGGCAGCACATGTAGAATCAGGCGCTGTAGGACGGACACATGAAGGATCGTTTCACGCTGATTTAGTTCACATTGGCAGTTTATCTGCGGTCTGATTGTTCTGGTATCATGTGGCTTATTTTAACATAACCTACGTTTGTGTGTCCAATGTGCTCGGCGGTTATTAGGGTTGATCAGACCACCACCTAAATGTATTTGCAGTCGTCAGAACATTTAATAGTCCAACTCTAATTTCATGTTCTCTTTAGATTTGGGATAACCTTTTGTTTACTTATCTCTGCTTTATATAAATGACCTGTTGTCAGTTAACACGTTTACAGTGGGGCTTACTGAAGGAAAAGGGAAATTGTTTAGAAGTTCTAATTTACAGTTTCCTTACAGTAAATGTTTAActgttaaatgctttttttttagcaagggttTGTCCCAGTCGGCGCTGCCCTATAGACGAAGTGTCCCCACAGTAAGTCCACTCATTCAGATTTGTGTGGAACAAATAATGAAAATCTAAATGGTCAAGGCTGTTAAAATAGTCCGTTGTTTTGCATTTTAGTGGCTCAAGCTGACATCCGATGATGTTAAAGAGCAGATCTTCAAACTGGCCAAGAAGGGTCTGACTCCCTCACAGATCGGTAAGTTCTTATTGATAGCAAACGAATCTTACCAAGTGCAGTCAGGTCCATTGTATAACAAGAATTTCACAAGATTGTTACAGCGCAGTTTTTTTTCACACCGTGATCATGCAAAGACAAGTTTGAAACCATCAACTAAtaggaataaaataaatggaatttGTAAAATGGTTATGGCAGTGCCACATTAAGTTGCTTTCCACTAGAAGAGAATGCTTCTGttcatttgttgttgttgctttttttgcATCTATAAGCTCAATGCTtctagatgttttttttcttttctgtcttaTATTCATATTTGTGTATTAGATGTCTGTACTGGGTGTCTTCACAGTTTCATTATGGAACTAATATCACCTGCCATTTTCTCCTTAGGTGTGATCCTGAGGGATTCCCATGGTGTTGCTCAGGTGCGTTTTGTCACTGGCAACAAGATCCTTAGGATCCTGAAGTCCAAAGGTCTGGCCCCTGACCTGCCTGAGGATCTCTACCACCTCATCAAGAAGGCTGTCGCTGTGAGGAAGCACTTGGAAAGGaacagaaaggtaataaaatggTCATTCATATTACGTTCTGCATCTTTTCAGTGTATATGGTAACTTTTTTTATGGAAGAATCAGTCAAATGTGTTTCAGCTGTTTTGTCTCATCATTGTCACTTGTGTTCTTGCAGGACAAGGATGCTAAGTTCCGCCTGATTTTGGTTGAGAGCAGAATCCACAGGCTTGCCCGCTACTACAAGACCAAGAGAGTACTTGCCCCCAACTGGAAGTAGTGAGTGTTTGACTGTTTTGACATTACAATAAATTCTTTGGCTAATATGTAGTGCACATTTCATTGTCCCATTCTTCCCTTGTAAGAACTGAGATATTTCTGATGTGCTAGATAAAGCTTGGAGGTAAATTAGCAGTTTGGTTTTAATGTGCCAGCACTGCCAGTCCCCTTCACACAAAAAAACGACTTGCTTTCAAAAAAGAGTTtttgctgaatttatttgatttgatttttttcatCCACAGCGAATCCTCCACAGCTTCTGCACTGGTGGCATAAATTTGcagtttttggaaaaaaataaaatatctggtTCAATTCATGTGTTTGTTTATTCTATCAGAACGATCAGCTTTACCCCAGTTGGATATAGAACTGTTGCAGTTgcattattttgttgtttgtaaAATACGGCAGATATGGGTGTATTGTCACGTAAACGTCTCATTCAGAATCCATCATAACAATGTTCACTTTACTCTTTTCAAACAACGTTCCTTAATGGTTTATGCAGTTGGAAAGATTTTAATCTTTtgagttttatttaaaattttacagtCATTAAAGTTTTCTGGCCAGCGTTTTGTAGTGCATGTGCATTATCCTTGTGTTATTGAAAGTGTAAAGAACATTGAAAATAATTGAGTTAAAATTATTGCTCAAAATGGAAAAAAGAGGCATATTGATATATTTGGTATTGTTTCATGGACATTAAATTCAGTAAATGGCCAGTGATCTAAATAAATGTCTAGCTGGCGCTAAGATTAAACAGAAATGTGTGCCATcatttgttagaaaaaaaaatcaacaccaATGTATGTCCACATTTACTGGATCATGAGAAGCTAGGTTTGTGTCATTAGTATATAAGGAAATGCCAGTTATTCTAAGGAAATTAATTAGATTAAGAAGATCGTATAGAGGAAGACTAGAGAGTGGAGACTTGATTCTTCGTAATGTGCTACACTTTAAGTAACAGCGCTAAGGATCTTGTCCACTAGAGGTCAGTGCTCACTCACCTTTTAAAATGCGTTCTAACGGTAATAAAAAATATTCCAACTGTTAAATGGCAAAATTTGTATAGTCTGCATTAATCGCTGCCGTCGAAAAGATTCTATTAAAAATAGTCACCAGGTGTACATGGTATGTTCTTTTTATTAAGGAAAGCAAATGGGCATTAATTAAATATGTTCCGGTTAAGGATGTTTTTAGTCGGCCTTTCATAACCGACACCTTTTATATCCTTTAAAAActtgatttgtatttttgttcaattaACACAGTCTGGCTTTTAttcaaaaagcatttaaataaccGCTTTAAGCATTTTCTGAAAAGCTCTGGCGGTCTATTATGAACGGCAACATAACTCgttttcattttgattaaaaGTCATTTAGTTAACTAATAGAGGTCACATCACTGAGATTAGCTATTTTAAACTGTGAAGTGAAATAACATACACTTTCCACAAACTAGCTCCTAGCGTTTCCACCGTGGATGAATCCATACagcatttcaataaattagaatgtcgtggaaaactcacatattaaataaattaaatgcacacagactgaagtagtttaagtggttcttttaattgtgatgatattGGCTCACAtctaaacaaattagaatatagtGACATGCCAATCCGATTATCAACTCAAAACAAAGGTTTCCTGTGCCTTCAaaatttggttcactaggctacacaatctgAGTCTGGGATCAAGGCATACAAACGTGTCAAGGAATtcggctacagttgtcatatccctcttgttaagccactcctgaaccacagacaacatcagagccgtctcacctgggctaaggagaagtagaactggactgttgcccagtggtccaaagtcctcttttcagatgagagcaagttttgtatttcatttagaaaggtcctagagtctggaggaagagtggagaagcttgtagcccaagttgcttgaagtcaagtgttaagtttccacagtctgtgatgatttggggtgcaatgtcatctgctggtattggtccattgtgttttttgaaaataaattttggagcacttcatgcttccttctgctgaccagctttttgaagatgctgatttaattttccagcaggatttgtcaCTTGCCCACACTGCCAACGCAACAAAgtttggttaaatgaccatggtgttggtgtgcttgattggccagcatcaagacctgaaccccatagagaatctttggggtattgtcaagaggaaaatgagaaacaagagaccaaaaaaagcagatgagctgaaggccactgtcaaagaaacctgggcttccataccacctcagcagtgccacaaactgatcaactACATGCCACACTGAATTGAGGCAGCAATtaatgcaaaaggagcccctaccaagtattgagtacatgtacagtaaatcaaCATAATTTCCAAAAGGATAACAATTCACTAAAtacgttttcttttttattggtattacatttgttgagatagtgaattggtgggtttttgttaaatgtgagccaaaatcatcacaattaaaagaaccaaagacttaaactacttcagtctgtgtgcattgaaattatttaatatacgagtttcacaatttgcgttgaattactgaaataaatgaacttttcccctgacattctaatttgttgagatgcacCTGTTATGTCATGTGACACACTGACACTGTTTAGCACGCACTTGTATTTACAGCTATAATACGAGAGAGGAAGAAGGCATTGAGAGTCACCTGTTGCAGATCACTTTATTCTGCATGCAGCGATTTAACTGCAGTTGCCTCTGTATGAACTTCTCCTGAGAAAGAAAAGGAACACTGAGTCACCTTGCAGCATTGTGAGCTGCTGGCCGTGGTGAGGAAACCATCAGCAGTACAATACTGCAGAGCTACACAGGAGTGCACCCCATTACTAAAGGTCTGTGACTGCGAGGGACAGACAAGAGTAGATAGAAGACCTTTTTTTACAGAAAGCCCCTAATTCAAACAAGCTTATTAGCCGGACATGTGCTGTGCTCTGTGTTGGAGGCATATGGCGTTTTATTCAGGCAAAGAAGGGCCACAACATGGAACGCAGTCAGGTCCCACCATGGTGCTGTTGTGCCCAGGGTTATGGTTCTGTCAGTCACAGGATGCTACTCCCAAATCCACTCGACCGCTCATGTCCGTCAAAGCCAAGGGACACGGCTGTGTAAAACTGCTGACACAATATCAAAGTGCCCTCTGCAGATGTcactttttgtttcattttatgaaaatgtaaatgttttagggGTCTTAGAATGAATGCCAATGTCTTCTTTCGAAATAATCTAGcctattatttatgtattacaaTAGTGGGTGAAATGTTTAAAGctgaatgctttattattaagatcagtaaaaaaattgaaatgatttgtcaaaaataaacagaaatatacCCACAGCAGCTGCCTTTGTAGCATATATTACTGCAGCCACAAGCATCTTTTGCCAATGTTTCATCAATGTCTCTTCTGTTTGAGTTTAAGTCATCCTTAGGGGGAAATGTTGCATCAAACCAACAAAAGGCTTGCCGACAAAAGTTCCCCCAACTCCAAAGGGATTTTgttctaaaatatttatacagCTCTCAAGTGTTTGATGTAGATACACAACTGGAGTCAAATAGCTGTTCTTGGTGAGAACAGAGTGTAAATCGGGGATACAAGGGATAATTCCTGTTTTGTTCAAGGGAAATGGTTCACAAAATTCCcattaatccatgcttttatccCAGCCAGTTCATATGATATGGTAACCAAGATTTTACTAAATCGgatatgttcctggatcaacattcctGTTGGTCCTGCAACAACATTCATTTGTAAGATTTTGtaagatttatattttgtatttatttttaaaatacagtaaaaactgtaatattgtgaaatattattacaatttaaaaaaattgtttgctaTTTGAACCTATTTCAAaacatcatttatttctgtgatgacaggcttcagtgtcacatgatctttcataactcattctaatatgctgatttgatcatcagcactgaaaacatctCTGCTGTTTCATATATTTTGTAACAACtaatttttaaacaaatgctCTAGGACcaggaaaatgtatttttttcattgacAAATTTTCATGACAAAATCATGTTTATGCATATGAGATTTCTTTGAAAAATCTAAATCCACACATCTGAACATGAAGTGATGTGTATCggctattttaaaatgcaatacacacacacacactaatcttatgatgaaaattaatttattaatagtgAGAATACACTAGTTGTAAATTATTTTACTGTTGCCTCTTTGCCACTAATACAGTCCTTGTCTTGTGGTCCATTGACATATGTAGTGTGACTTTGAGCAGTGCCTCTTATACCAGGATGAAATTTATGGATGGAATGAGGAGACAGGGCAAGTCCAGTTTGGCGCAGTGTAAGCATTATTGTAATGTCATGGTTGAGATGGCTCATTCTCAGTGCAGCCAAAGGCAGTCATAAGTGATGGAGCTGATAGATTGAAACCCTCTGCTGTGTCATTTATATTCACCctggtacacacacaaacaagaacAAACATCATGACCTTCTATATTAACTGCTGCCTGCACGGAATGACCTTAGAGATGCACTCTGATTTTTCTGCACTGTTATATAAAAGCAAGAGCActtttaaattatgtttacaGTGATGTACACACACATGAGTGATTCTTTGTCTTAAAAAGTTGCTTTGTTTTACACTGAACCGATTGCCTATTAACTTCAGTAATTAACTTGCATGACCAGCTTGaacaatttttttctgtaaaccTCAATTTTTGGGCACGTTTGCAAGGGGAATTATCCATAATTTAACAATGGCGTACTGAGAATAGTGCATTTCTACAATGACATTAGTAATAAAACACTTTTACTTTTGCAtggctttttttttagtttatttccaGAATCCAGTCATGAATTTCCCAGTTCCCATATAACCACTAATAGCAGTTGTGAAATATCCCCACCTGCTGTGTGAACTGCACCCTACATAATGTCATTATTAATCACATTAGTTTGTTTCCCATTTCCTTCATTCCCCAAAAAGTAAATGTTTCCCCTATGTTATAGTTGTAGGTTGAGTtgagtataaataaaaatgtttcaaaagataTAATTACTGAATTGTTGAAGACATTTTATTTGCAGAAAGATGCAATTGATCTTGTTTATACACATATTTTCACATACTTGTACAGAAAAGGAGGTATTTTACAGTATAAGGTCAACCGTCATCTGTCAGCCAGACTACAGACTGTAGGTGGCTATAAATAGCATGGACTAGTGGAAGGATAATCAGCTGTTGTTGCAGTTGGATTGTTTCTATTGTAGTGACCCTGCCCTGCCTTAGTGAGAAGTTTGACCGGGTGTGTTCCTGTGGTTATGATCAAGAATGTATGGGAGAGTCTTTAGATATGAGTTTTGAGTCAGAGATTTCTCATACAATACAGATGTATTGGCACGTTTGCTTTCATGGGTAAGTGTATTCTTGTCCAAATATTAGCTCAAGCTCATGTGTCCATTTACCAGCAAATGTTTTGGATAGCCTAGTTAGTTAATATGAAATCATACGACCAGTTAGCCTATGTTATGGTTatcagtaataataaataatattatttatttattacgtttatttattaagtaggctatttaaatataaaaatatgtaggcCTAGCTAATTAATTAAACCTTTTTTGAATTACTATAAACATTTGAGTTActagatttatttaaatatcaatatcTTGAGTGCGCTAAAATATAAAATGAGACACAGTGTAGACACTTTTTTAAAGTGGCTCTTGCATATGATCAACTACCACtgagcatttattaaatattaataacatatcTGGGTAGCTAAATAATAATATTCCTGTCTAGGTATATTTAAAGGTAAGCAAATtacctaatattttattttttcttcttccccTTATTCAGTTACATCACACAAAGGAACAATGCAAACAGGGAAACGTTGCACATCTCAAAGCATGCAAAACAGAACAACTAATATTTTCTTATTAGACCAGCTGCCCACGCGCACGCAGTGACGCAGATCACGAAAAGTGGCGCGAACAGAGTGACGCGAAAGTGtaaacaaagcaactttacacTGTTTTTGTCAGCAGGGAGCCAACAAGGCTTTCTCAGCATGTCTAGGACTCAAGAAAAAATGTTTATTCCGCAAGATATGTTTTCTCTGTCGGGTATTTTTGGCTGGGAAACACGTAGGAGAAGCTTTAGGTTCATAGACAGGTTTAACCTGACTAAAATAATCACTCACTTTGTAACGTTACTATTGTTATTTAAATCATTAGCCACTGTTCGCCTACGTGTTACCTGCCAAAAAGCTCAAATATGTGAAGACTGTTGTCATGACCGCAACACAACAAAATGTCCAATGCAGTCTGGCTTTAATACAAATCTTACAAGGTATAAACAAGTAGCTTATCCAACTGTTTTAGAATGCGCGTGTGTGACTTGCGGGAATGTTAATCTGACCATGCTTTCAAAGTGTAACTCGATCTGCATGAAGTTAACGTTACACTCTTACAGAATTGGCTTTGCTTTAATAAAAGGTTGAATTTCGTCGGCGACATGTGTGCACTCCCAGCATCAACATCCCGCCTGATTAATGATACCCCCTTTCTTTTCTGTCGGCTTATAACTAGGACAAAGACTTTCTCCAAGTTTGGCCTGCCCCTTTAACAGCAGTGCAGCCCTAGTGGTGATTATCGGACTGTCCGGTTCCCTGGAAACTCTGCGGCGCAGCTCTCACTTTAAACCGGGATCATGGCGGCTCCGCTCGGGCGGGACACACTACCTGAGCACTGGTCCTACGGAGTGTGTGGGGATGGCAGGGTCTTTTTCATCAAGTAGGCAGCCTATGAAGGGTTTAATCACAGTCGTTGCATTTTtatcgtggttctggtgaatccGCACCTTTTCCGATGGGTCTCGTAACAGGTGTTTCTGTTTTCCAGCGACAAAACTCGCGGCACTACTTGGCTTCATCCCCGCACTGGTGAACCTGTCAACTCAGGACACATGATACGATCAGGTAGGGTAGTAAACTATGCTTTCTAGTCTAAACTTTGCACCCCGTAGTCGGATACTGCGGTAAGTGTGTTTAAAGTGAACAGTGGAAACACGTCCTCTGCATAATTGATGGTTGGCTACTTTCTGTTTCATTCAACTTAATGGAGTATTGTCCAAATATGTCTCTCCCCTTAGATTTACCGCGGGGGTGGGAAGAGGGCTTCACCGAGGAAGGCGCCAGCTACTTTATAAAGTAAGCGATAGTAAATTTCTGGTTTTGTCCTTGTGAGACCGTGAGGATGCGAGTGCAACTGCAAAGCCCTCCCCAACGAGCGCTCACTCACTCCCGCCTCTCGCAGGGATCAGTGTCCGCTGTCTACTCGTACCTTCATGAGTCAAGAAAAGACAGATAACTGAATCCAGTCAGAGGTTTGACTTAATGTTTATTGCTGATTTGCTCTTCAGTGTAGATTATGTGAGGCAATGACATCGGGCAAATGATTTCCAGCTATCAGTCTGTTTGTCCATTG
The genomic region above belongs to Carassius carassius chromosome 3, fCarCar2.1, whole genome shotgun sequence and contains:
- the LOC132114200 gene encoding small ribosomal subunit protein uS15, translated to MGRMHAPGKGLSQSALPYRRSVPTWLKLTSDDVKEQIFKLAKKGLTPSQIGVILRDSHGVAQVRFVTGNKILRILKSKGLAPDLPEDLYHLIKKAVAVRKHLERNRKDKDAKFRLILVESRIHRLARYYKTKRVLAPNWKYESSTASALVA